From the genome of Suricata suricatta isolate VVHF042 chromosome 3, meerkat_22Aug2017_6uvM2_HiC, whole genome shotgun sequence, one region includes:
- the ZDBF2 gene encoding DBF4-type zinc finger-containing protein 2, with protein sequence MQNRQGYCSYCCVRYFSLEQHVSSAQHRYLTSQNRQQIGPNSLMERFLQDVIRHHPYHSQESRSMQNERLLTNMVSPAASPPEVVPVDDCVSEEMTDDTASVQGESSTKGFEPSKELYSRPSTFQEYIQGVSVRPSVIQKLEKGQQQPLEFVDEIGSGRKEFNAVGIGQATSNRQSLICPSVISSAPASCIPGSSYDRPVTTKTTRSPAAASLDPVRKCDPDKGDRYLEQPYGGSRNSVLSSIRGTSSVSYQKPKESDRTYLCTNSDKLIIQEDVKSQHKTLLSGAKVREFVGTEGSLKSASLSKLAIHQPIKVNTTGMPSYKGLFEDAAAKHREKFFSGMDQIQKEKLLGFNKSAFLEQKNSVISETKFARGSFHSSSNQLEEAAQDFWREEQVDQENRYYDSRASELSFDCNSFYSLTEQSRVTAEEINILKEEYADMQCKYNESYVSEVSSDGAASLQLATNRTQVIVKGVSVQKAKPVRLVDESYESSDSEINFDCDALPQSTNDYTQQPAKEVNMFKEEHLDLVDKNYGSSSSEISTDSSLPLQPVGDQLPVTVTEAKLHVGLVDDNYGSSCSETSTDNDVALQSLGDHPQLVVEERNLQDRHVYLKNKGYTTSSANEHLDYAVSLDTVTDVSQRALEEIHLEEKNEPGNMNYDSHGSEMSFHTDARLVASQSGVIVKKVSPREVTVDLENKSVRSSNSDQSFDSNAFLYQSASDQRQGALGEISLKELNVDIEVKSYGCSSSELTFESDPPVKSGTEQSEMDIEEIRKRHINLEDHCGSNSSGITFDSDSASRSGGDQSQVAIYVEEPSPLENKMSKSYVPEGAFDFGIPVHSGMNQPGLAIKEVIVQKEEYIHLGKKNDEPRGSEISLDFYVSPHSVINPPEVALEKLSLHKEEQIYLDSKVNEPSASELSLDYAIFNSIPGHSKDPIQEVNLQQEEHLHLENKDTDNGLSVYETSLDSGVHCHQSVTHKPEMSVKEIWLQKEKLIKFKSKSAKFSGSETGSDVPHYVVAEPQIAVKEISVQKEEPVLEPHDKYSSSGIMFDADIPPQSMTETPHIAVLKEGRVDLEGDSTASRGFAVNLDIGGPLHSVIGQPETPLLKERNVHLEDKNSESSHCKSVAGETEEVIKEINLWKEHVDLQGKIVEPVGSKINFDSNEPLQSVGNVIQETVTGEINLLREGHVCLDDKGYEPNDSEIIYVSDIPLQSVVEQPHILEREHVNLEDKSNVSCPEITFISDDHLQSVADQLQKSVKEVRLWKEDHIYLEDKSYKLGDFEVGYDSDIPIRFVADQSSLTVKELSSQKRGHNDLENKGCGPSVAEIKCDSGVHFQLEVDQSQVVCKEIDLPKERHLGMEVKSSEPSDSEMMCDSDVPLEIVVNEVQVSVKEANLRKMLFVDVVTNDSDCEVIAESDIPFQPVIDSSHVTVRGVDCINTEGFDLGESSDSSDSEVGYVCGASSQSMTNEAKETFRVVNQKKDYIILQEASCESYGSEIKFQIDPPDRSVTYASQGSDKETVKLIEEKTCGSDNPKTNFKWEDHSKPVTNPPPKASRGGNICQRKEEKTGRKDKYSESRASAGARKASAGSAGRQRAGKGNQKVKHADWRSTSCEPCGSGMNFQSGRSLQPDTGKRQEAANKKEVCKKRSGDLKEKKRDTRSGPILRADSPRTRGKAKEVIEDNPDEPVLEALPHVPPSFVGKTWSQIMREDDMKINALVKEFKEGRFHCYFDDDCETRKVKKKNLNKGKMITWADVSQDTTAIQVFSDHDDNADGISDTDDFSVALDKPSHHPTAKRPYEQSWRVASRCQAVKVSHGTQTNLTKETKGSGPEEDLTTRKRLLLQKDRKMKNSVQIGTLEFPEKCTKVLKPLQPNALVYVISSNMKFQNGESKFSKKYLGGRSSQDVTIEYKYKRRPFDYYDPLNKKIITNPPESDRNNGLQIHLDLSSSSDEDGPAEGFDPTGILTLRDELMACPRACISPEPVPRSGTSRASEVPVTSNFQSTPANRDAAGTSPKSATRKILQSKKKIQRRNMKTSALSFLQKVYKPIALQPKTRIASEKQSTWIRTKLSDIISKYISKYSVFLRRKYQSRSAFIRLHLKKKKCDITKLKKVKKPAKMLLSPPVPLVPLVPLVPLVPLVPPVPSVPPVPSVAAAEGQLEVPSCSPKPPVQDSWPAAGRKRNGKKRYRKRRINSSRRAKIHALRSLNSQVPMRTRLSDKLQADEAAKSISVQAR encoded by the exons ATGCAGAACAGACAAGGATACTGCAGCTATTGCTGTGTGCGCTACTTTAGCCTGGAACAG cacgtgtccagtgctcagcacagatACTTGACCTCACAGAACCGACAGCAGATAGGACCCAATAGTTTGATGGAACGTTTCTTGCAGGATGTGATCCGGCACCACCCGTACCATTCTCAAGAGAGCAG ATCAATGCAAAATGAGAGACTTCTTACAAATATGGTGTCACCTGCTGCGTCACCTCCTGAAGTGGTTCCTGTTGATGATTGTGTTTCTGAAGAAATGACTGATGATACTGCTAGTGTCCAAGGAGAGAGCTCCACCAAGGGTTTTGAACCTAGTAAAGAGTTATATTCTAGACCTAGTACATTTCAGGAATATATACAGGGGGTCTCAGTTAGACCATCAGTTATTCAAAAACTGGAGAAGGGACAGCAGCAGCCCTTGGAGTTTGTGGATGAAATTGGGAGTGGTAGGAAAGAATTTAATGCAGTTGGTATTGGTCAAGCTACAAGTAATCGACAGAGCTTAATATGTCCCTCAGTGATTTCTAGTGCTCCTGCTAGTTGTATACCTGGAAGTTCCTATGATAGACCGGTTACAACCAAAACTACTAGGTCACCAGCAGCAGCCAGTTTGGATCCAGTCAGAAAATGTGACCCAGACAAAGGTGACAGATACCTTGAACAGCCATACGGGGGCTCTAGAAATTCTGTGCTATCGTCCATTCGAGGAACGTCTTCAGTTTCCTATCAGAAACCTAAAGAATCAGATAGAACATATTTATGTACAAATTCAGATAAATTGATTATACAGGAAGATGTAAAGTCTCAGCATAAAACTTTGTTAAGTGGCGCTAAAGTCCGTGAATTTGTGGGTACTGAAGGCTCCTTAAAATCTGCATCTCTTTCCAAATTGGCTATACACCAACCAATCAAGGTGAATACGACTGGCATGCCTTCTTATAAAGGACTCTTTGAAGATGCTGCTGCAAAGCACCGTGAGAAATTCTTTTCTGGTATGGATCAGATCCAAAAGGAAAAGCTTTTGGGTTTTAATAAGTCAGCTTTTCTGGAACAGAAGAACTCAGTGATTTCTGAAACAAAGTTTGCTCGTGGCTCTTTTCATTCATCATCTAATCAACTCGAAGAGGCTGCACAAGACTTTTGGAGGGAGGAGCAAGTTGACCAAGAAAATAGATACTATGACTCGAGAGCTTCTGAATTGAGTTTTGACTGCAATTCTTTTTATTCACTGACTGAGCAATCTAGAGTGACTGccgaagaaataaacattttaaaggaagaatatgCGGATATGCAGTGTAAATATAATGAATCTTATGTTTCTGAAGTAAGTTCTGATGGTGCTGCCTCACTTCAGTTGGCTACAAACCGAACTCAAGTAATTGTTAAGGGTGTAAGTGTTCAGAAGGCAAAGCCTGTTAGACTGGTTGATGAAAGCTATGAATCTAGTGATTCTGAGATTAATTTTGATTGTGATGCCTTACCTCAGTCAACCAATGACTACACCCAACAGCCTGCAAAAGAAGTAAACATGTTTAAGGAGGAACACCTTGACTTGGTTGATAAGAACTATGGATCTAGTAGCTCCGAAATAAGTACTGATTCTTCTTTGCCTCTTCAGCCAGTAGGTGACCAACTCCCAGTGACTGTCACAGAAGCAAAACTTCACGTTGGCTTGGTTGATGACAACTATGGATCAAGTTGTTCTGAAACAAGTACTGATAATGAT GTTGCTCTGCAGTCATTAGGTGACCATCCCCAACTGGTTGTTGAAGAAAGAAACCTACAGGATAGGCATGTCTATCTGAAAAATAAGGGCTATACAACCAGTAGTGCTAACGAACATCTTGATTATGCTGTCTCTCTTGACACAGTGACTGATGTATCTCAGAGGGCTCTTGAAGAAATACATCTGGaagagaagaatgaacctgggaATATGAACTATGATTCTCATGGTTCTGAAATGAGTTTTCACACAGATGCCCGCTTAGTGGCTAGCCAATCTGGAGTAATAGTTAAAAAAGTAAGCCCTCGAGAAGTAACTGTTGACCTGGAGAATAAGAGTGTTAGATCTAGCAATTCTGATCAGAGTTTTGATTCTAATGCTTTTCTTTATCAATCAGCTAGTGATCAACGTCAAGGGGCTCTGGGTGAAATAAGCCTGAAAGAGTTAAATGTTGATATAGAAGTTAAGAGCTATGGGTGCTCCAGTTCTGAGCTGACTTTTGAATCTGATCCCCCTGTTAAGTCAGGTACTGAGCAGTCTGAGATGGACattgaagaaataagaaaaaggcacATTAACTTGGAAGATCACTGTGGATCAAATAGTTCTGGAATAACTTTTGATTCTGATTCTGCTTCTCGCTCAGGAGGTGACCAGTCTCAAGTAGCTATTTATGTGGAGGAACCAAGTCCTCTGGAAAATAAGATGAGTAAGTCTTATGTTCCTGAAGGAGCTTTTGATTTTGGTATACCTGTTCATTCAGGGATGAATCAACCTGGACTAGCTATTAAAGAAGTAATCGTTCAGAAAGAAGAATATATACACTTGGGAAAGAAGAATGATGAACCCAGAGGTTCTGAAATAAGTTTGGATTTTTATGTTTCTCCTCATTCAGTGATTAATCCTCCTGAAGTAGCTTTGGAAAAGCTAAGTCTTCACAAAGAAGAGCAGATCTACTTGGACAGTAAGGTAAATGAACCTAGTGCTTCTGAATTAAGCTTGGATTatgctatttttaattcaattcctGGACATTCTAAAGATCCCATTCAAGAAGTAAACCTTCAGCAAGAAGAGCACCTGCACTTAGAAAATAAAG ATACGGATAATGGATTAAGTGTTTATGAAACAAGTTTGGATTCTGGTGTCCACTGTCATCAGTCAGTGACTCACAAGCCTGAAATGTCTGTTAAAGAAATATGGcttcaaaaagaaaagcttattaaattcaaaagtaaaagtGCTAAATTTAGTGGTTCTGAAACAGGTTCTGATGTTCCTCATTATGTAGTGGCTGAACCTCAGATAGCTGTCAAAGAAATCAGTGTTCAGAAAGAAGAACCTGTTCTAGAACCACATGACAAATACAGTAGCTCTGGAATAATGTTTGATGCTGACATCCCTCCTCAGTCAATGACTGAAACACCTCACATTGCTGTTTTAAAGGAGGGCCGTGTTGACCTAGAAGGTGACAGTACTGCATCGAGAGGTTTTGCAGTAAACTTGGATATTGGTGGTCCTCTTCATTCAGTCATTGGTCAACCTGAGACACCACTCTTGAAGGAAAGGAACGTTCATCTGGAAGATAAAAACAGTGAATCTAGTCATTGTAAG TCAGTGGCTGGTGAAACTGAAGAAGTCATTAAAGAGATCAACCTTTGGAAGGAGCATGTTGACTTGCAAGGGAAGATTGTGGAACCTGTTggttctaaaataaattttgattctAATGAACCTCTCCAGTCTGTGGGTAATGTAATTCAAGAGACTGTTACAGGAGAAATAAATCTTCTGAGGGAAGGACATGTTTGTCTGGATGATAAGGGCTATGAACCCAATGATTCTGAAATAATCTATGTTTCAGATATCCCTCTCCAATCAGTGGTTGAGCAGCCACACATTTTGGAACGGGAACATGTCAATTTGGAAGATAAGAGCAATGTTTCTTGTCctgaaataacttttatttctgatgATCATCTTCAGTCAGTGGCTGACCAGCTTCAAAAATCTGTTAAAGAAGTAAGACTTTGGAAGGAAGACCATATTTACCTGGAAGATAAGAGCTATAAACTAGGTGACTTCGAAGTAGGTTATGATTCTGATATTCCCATTCGCTTTGTGGCCGATCAGTCTTCTCTGACTGTCAAAGAATTAAGCTCACAAAAGAGGGGTCATAATGACCTAGAAAATAAGGGCTGTGGACCTAGTGTTGctgaaataaaatgtgattctGGTGTTCATTTTCAGTTGGAAGTTGACCAGTCTCAAGTGGTGTGCAAAGAAATAGATCTTCCGAAGGAACGGCATCTTGGCATGGAAGTAAAGAGCAGTGAACCTAGTGATTCTGAAATGATGTGTGATTCTGATGTTCCTCTTGAAATAGTGGTTAATGAAGTTCAGGTGTCAGTTAAAGAAGCAAATCTTCGGAAGATGCTCTTTGTGGACGTAGTCACCAATGATAGTGATTGTGAAGTGATTGCTGAGTCTGATATCCCTTTTCAGCCAGTGATTGACTCCTCTCACGTGACAGTCAGAGGAGTTGATTGTATAAATACGGAAGGTTTTGATCTAGGTGAGAGCTCTGACTCTTCTGATTCTGAAGTAGGATATGTTTGTGGAGCCTCTTCTCAATCAATGACAAATGAAGCCAAAGAGACTTTCAGAGTAGTAAACCAGAAGAAAGACTATATTATTCTCCAAGAGGCAAGCTGTGAGTCTTATggttctgaaataaaatttcaaattgatCCCCCAGATAGGTCTGTGACTTATGCATCACAAGGATCTGATAAAGAAACGGTGAAGCTTATTGAAGAGAAGACTTGTGGATCTGATAATCCTAAGACAAATTTTAAATGGGAGGACCATTCTAAGCCTGTGACGAACCCACCTCCAAAAGCTTCTAGAGGAGGCAACATTtgtcagaggaaggaagaaaaaactggCCGAAAAGATAAGTACAGTGAATCTAGGGCTTCTGCAGGGGCTCGTAAAGCCTCTGCTGGGTCAGCAGGCCGTCAAAGGGCTGGTAAAGGAAACCAGAAGGTAAAACATGCAGATTGGCGAAGTACGAGCTGTGAACCATGCGGTTCTGGAATGAATTTTCAGAGTGGTCGCTCTCTTCAGCCTGATACTGGCAAGCGTCAAGAAGCTGCTAATAAAAAGGAAGTGTGTAAGAAGAGGTCTggtgacttaaaagaaaaaaaacgtgaCACCCGTTCAGGCCCTATTCTTAGGGCTGATTCTCCAAGGACCCGGGGAAAAGCCAAGGAGGTCATAGAAGACAATCCTGATGAACCAGTTCTCGAAGCCTTGCCTCATGTCCCTCCTTCATTTGTTGGGAAGACATGGTCTCAGATAATGAGAGAAGATGACATGAAAATTAATGCTCTTGTGAAGGAATTTAAGGAAGGTCGTTTCCACTGCTACTTTGATGACGACTGTGAGAccaggaaagtaaaaaaaaaaaatttgaataaaggaaaaatgattacCTGGGCTGACGTTAGTCAGGACACTACAGCAATTCAAGTTTTTTCAGACCATGATGATAATGCAGATGGCATTTCAGATACTGATGACTTTTCAGTGGCCTTAGATAAACCTAGCCATCATCCTACAGCAAAGAGGCCTTATGAACAATCCTGGCGAGTGGCTTCTCGATGCCAGGCTGTAAAAGTCAGCCATGGAACTCAAACCAATCTcacaaaagagacaaaaggaagtgGACCAGAGGAAGACCTGACAACAAGGAAGCGTTTACTTTTACAGAaggacagaaaaatgaaaaacagcgtGCAAATTGGAACACTTGAATTTCCTGAAAAATGTACTAAAGTTTTGAAGCCTTTGCAACCCAATGCCTTAGTCtatgttatttcttcaaatatgaaaTTTCAGAATGGTGAATCCAAGTTTTCTAAAAAGTACCTTGGTGGCAGAAGTAGTCAAGATGTTACCATAGAGTACAAATATAAGCGGAGGCCCTTTGATTACTATGACCcattgaataagaaaataataacgAATCCTCCAGAATCTGACAGAAATAACGGGCTTCAAATTCACTTGGACCTAAGCTCCAGTTCAGATGAAGATGGTCCTGCAGAAGGCTTTGATCCGACAGGCATTTTGACACTAAGAGATGAACTAATGGCCTGTCCAAGGGCCTGTATTTCTCCGGAGCCTGTGCCCAGATCAGGGACTTCGAGAGCTAGTGAAGTTCCAGTCACAAGTAATTTCCAGTCAACTCCTGCAAACCGCGATGCTGCCGGAACCTCCCCCAAATCAGCTACACGTAAGATActacaaagtaaaaagaaaatccagagaagGAATATGAAAACTAGCGCACTGAGTTTTCTCCAGAAGGTTTATAAACCAATTGCTCTCCAGCCAAAAACCAGAATCGCTTCAGAAAAACAGTCAACTTGGATTCGGACCAAATTAAGTGATATAATTAGCaagtatatttcaaaatactcTGTTTTTTTGCGTCGCAAATACCAATCCAGGAGCGCCTTTATTCGACTGcatcttaagaagaaaaaatgtgacATCACTAAGTTAAAGAAGGTGAAGAAACCAGCCAAGATGCTTTTGAGCCCGCCGGTTCCGCTGGTTCCCTTGGTTCCACTGGTTCCTTTGGTTCCGCTAGTTCCGCCGGTTCCCTCCGTTCCGCCGGTTCCCTCGGTGGCAGCTGCTGAGGGGCAGTTAGAAGTCCCTAGCTGTTCTCCCAAGCCACCTGTGCAGGATTCTTGGCCCGCtgcaggaagaaagaggaatggCAAAAAACGCTataggaaaagaagaattaaCTCTTCTAGACGTGCTAAAATACACGCTTTGAGAAGCTTAAATTCTCAGGTACCGATGAGGACTCGGCTGTCAGATAAACTGCAAGCTGATGAGGCCGCCAAAAGCATTTCTGTTCAGGCTAGATGA